The genomic stretch GACACCGGCCGACGACCAGCGTGAGTATCTCTCCCGCCCTTCACACCAGACCTGTGACCAGCAACTTCACGATGCACACCACTCATTCGCAACCTCGCCCTTCAGTAACGCCTTCCCCAGCACGCCTGGGCAGCCGGTTTCTCCGTCTTGTACGCCGCAGCCGGAGCGGGCTACGGAGCCGCCGGACTCATGGCCGCCGCCCTGCTCGACATCGCCGGATCCGGAACCGCCTTCGTCGTGAGCGCACTGACCACCATCGTCATCGGCGCTCTGTCGCTCCTGGGTGACCGCACGCACCCACGCCACACGCCTCAACAGGCGGCAGTCCAGGGGGCAACCCGGTAAGTATGGGCGCGCCCACCACCGCCACGCCTGCTCCTGCTTCGTCGTTATGACAGACTCGCCGCCTGCTCCACCAGGACCCGCGCAGGCCTCCGCTGATTGCGCAGATCCGTGCCGCCGTTGGAGGATTTTTGCCGTACGGGTACGGGCGCTCGGCCGGAGTGCATCACCTGGATTCGCGGGCAATCGGACGAAGAGCATCTCGACCCGTGAGGCATTGGATCGCTTCCGGGACCACTGTCCTGGCGATCACGAGCGGAGCCGGACCACGAGCGCTGCGGCAGTGACCGCACGGTGGCTGCCCGGTCGTGCGAAGGCAACCGGGTGAACATCACGCGACCCGCCGCCACAGGTCGGTCCGCCCGGTGATAACTGTCGTGGACCCTTGTTCGGCCGGAAGCCGGAAGGACGAAAGATGCCTGTACAGAAGTACGGTGTGCTCGCGGCCCGCGCCGTCGCGCGTCGCCGGGAGGGCGCGACGGACACGCCCCATTACCAGATCCATCTCAAGGACGACAGCGGCACCGACTACCGGGCCGCTGTCAACGTCAAGTCGAGTTCGACGCAGGCCCCGCCGGACCTGCTGTTCGCCGTGGTGGACGACTTCCGGCACCCGGTGACGGAGCTGCTGCCGCAGGCCGGAAGCGGCTGGCACGCCCTTTCCTCCCAGCCCGGCACGGGCGCGCTCGACTTCATCCGGGGTAACCTCTTCGATCCCTCGTCGATGCGCATCCTCCCGCCCGACAAGCCCGGTGTCGACAACGACCTCGCGGACCTGCTCGACCACTATGTGCTACGGGCGATCGACGAGCCGACCACGGGAGTCTTTGTGTTCGGGGCGCGGTTCGGCCCCGAGCCGGGCCAGCCGGACGAGGTGTTCGGCTTCCCTGTCGGCAACGGCGTCCATGACGTGCACATGAACCAGGGCAGCACCGACAAGAAGTTCCGCAAGGACAACGGAGTCTGGCAGGACGGCGGGCTGCTCCTTCATCTGCTCCCCGAGAACCGCTGGGTGGCTGTCTTCCTCGCTTTCCAGTCCCAGAAATGGCACACGGACGACGTCACCGGCCAGCCCATCGACACCGCCCCGCCGCGCCCCACGGACCGCGAGGAGCCCCTGCGGATCGTCGCCGCCCTGGTCAACCCGGCCGGCCCGGCACCGGAGGCCGAGACGGTCACCCTGCTCAACGCCTCCGCGGCCGCGATCGACCTCAGCGGGTGGCACCTGTCCGACCAGCAGAAGCATCGCCTGCGGCTGCCGTCCCAGCCCCTGGCTGCCGGCGCCACCCTCGCCGTCACGGTCGCCGACGGATTCCAGCTGGGCAACCACGGCGGCGCCATCACCCTGCTCAATCCGTCGGGCCTCAAGATCCACGGTGTCTCGTACACCGGCCGCCAAGCCTCGGCCGAGGGACGGACCATCACCTTCTGATCCGCTCGACTCGCCGCCCTCGCGCGACGCGATGACGCGGCCGCACCCATGCCCACGGGGTGCGGCCGCGCCTCGGGCCGTCAGGCCTGGCCTGGGGCCGTCGCGACTGGACGAACTGCCGCAGCTGCACCGCCCCCACGACTCCCCGTCGAGAGCACGGTGATTCCCAGCTTCCCGGCTTACCCGTCCGGCGGGCCCTTGACGTACTCGGAGCAGATCCCGACGGGCAGACGCTGCCCGGCACGGACATCGCCCGCGAGGTCGGTGCCGACGTCGAAACCGACGTTGAGCAGCGGCAGGAACGTCCACTTGTCGGCGGGCGTCGCGGCGGACTTGAAGGTCCACTCGGCGTGGCCCTTCGTGGACAGCTTCCAGCGAGCGGGGTCGAGCGCGGTGTCGGTGACGACCCTGTAGGTTTGCTCGGCCGGATCGGCGGTCCACACATACCCGGCCGAGCCTGTGCGCCGGTCGACGCGCGCCCCGTCGACATAGACCTCGGTGGTCTGCTTGATGGACCTGCCGTTCCACACGGCGTCGAAGCCGGTGTGGTCGGGTCCGGAGTCGCCCCAGCCGGGGGTGTTGAACCGGAGGACATTCCCGGCCTGCTGCTGGCCCCAGCCGAGCCCGTGACTACTCCCCCAAGAGCACCCATCAAGCCCTTGTGGAGGGCCCACGTAGGCAGTAGCGGCAGTCCGGCGAACCGCTCGTACCTCGCGGCACGGGTACCCTCAGTCCGGTTGCGGGGGATATAGGCCAGAGTAGCCTGGATTTGATCGATGTTGCCTGATCCTGGAGGTGAGCGATGTTTCTCCGACTGCTGCGGCGGCGTATGCCGCATGGGCTTGTCCTTCTCGGTAACGGCCGTCTGATCCGGGGCTTCAGCGGCGGCTTCTACGACGGTCACGGACACCAGTCCTGACACCGTCCACCAGTCGAACCGGGCCTGAAGCAGGGTCACTGCGGCAGGCCGACCTTGGAGGATGTGCGGTGGCAGAGGAAGCCGATGCCCTGGTAGCCATGACGCGGATCCTGTCACCGCACTGCCGTGTCACCAGGATGTCCAGCGGAGCGCTGATTGCGGACTGGAGGCGGACGCGTTTTCTTGGAATGACGACGGCAGACATCCAGAAGTTCGCTGACGGAAGCTCTGAGGAACGCGCCGAACTTGTCACCGGTCTCATCCGCGCCGGGTGTGCGACGGCCCGCCGAAGGGAGCATTCGGACATCGAGGTCGGGCTCTGGCTGCGCGCAGTGCACCTGCTGATCCGGACCATGGGATTCGGGCGCGTCCTGCGGCTCCTGTCCCTGGCAGCCCCGGATTATGCCCGTGCAGACCCTCCTTCGGCGGAGGATGTCGCACGGCTGAAACGAGCAGTGCAATCACACAGTCGCAGAAGCTGGTTCGTCAACGACGACTGCAAGGCCGAGGCCGTGACGGCTTTCGTCCTGCTGCGGCGGCGTGGCCTGAAGGCCGTTCTTCACGTCGGTGTGCGCGAGCACCCGTTCGCCTTGCATGCCTGGACGTCTTCGGCGGACCTGTGCATCCCTGACGCCGATCCGCGCGGGCACGCGTTCGCGCCGGTTCTCTCGATCAACGGGGGAGGGCGGTGACGTGGAAGCACTCCGCCTGGAGTGGGCAGGGGGCGCACCGAAGCTCTGGGCAGCCGGGGCCATGGCGCAGCAGGGACTCGTGACGACGGTCTCCTCACGGGCCGGTACCGCGGTGGTCGTCGGCTGGGTCGGCTCGGTCAAAGGCCGCGTTGCGGGCGCGCGCGGCCTCCTTGATGATTTCAGCCGACCGGGAGCCGCACCGCGCCTGCCGACCGGCGACTACGCGGCTGTCCTGGTGTGCCGCGACCGCATCCTGCTGATGCGGGACGAGCATGCGCGTATTCCCCTGTTCTTCAAGGAGTCCGGCGGCTGTGTGAGCGCGGTGAGTACCTCGGCGCGCCGCCTGGGCGGCGCGGCAGAGCTGGAACGTCGCTACTTCTGCCGGTACCTGACCGGGAACATGGCGCAACCGCACTCGGAACTCACCCCTTTCGTCGGGGTACATCGGATCCTTGGCGGCGAGGTGGTGGAGCTTTCGATCACTGGGCAGATACGCGGTCGGGTACTGCGACGCGCCTGTCAGGCCCACGACCCGCCGGAACCGGCGGCAGACGGACCCCGCCTCAGCGGGGCCGCGATGGACCTGCGCCTCGCACTGGAGAACGCTGTCGGGCGCCGTATGGGCAGGATGACGGCATGCCACGTCTCCGGCGGCACCGACTCCACCAGCATCGCCTTGCTCGCAGCGCGTCTGCTGGCCGCGGGACAGGGCCAGCCTGGGGACCTTGTCCTGCTCGCCGGGCGCTTCGGCGGGGGAGAACTGGCTGGGGAGCAGCCCTACCTCGACGAGGCGATGGAGGAGATCCGCCGCCACGCACCCGCAGCCCGCCCGGTGATCGTCGATGTCGACGACGTGGCCGACTTCGACGACTTCCAGCACCACGCGGGAGACCCGGATGAGCCTCATGCGCACGCCTTCCGCGCCCCGTTCTGGAGCAGGCTTCATGCCGCTGCGGCGGAACTGGACTGTGACACCCTCATGACCGGCTGTGGGGCCGATCCGATCGCGGACGCCAACCCATTTCACCTGCATAGGTTGGCCCGCACAGGACAGCTCCGGCAGATGACGAAGCAGGCACGTGCCTGGGCCGCGGGCAGCGAGCGGGGCTTGCGGGACGTTGTCTGCGCCTACGTCGTGCAGCCGGCTCTTCCGCTGGCAGCCGAACGGATCACAGCGCTCGTGTGCCGCCGCGGAACGGTGCTCGGCGGCCTCGGCAACTTCGCGCGCCCACGATGGCTGCGATCCGGATTTGCGCGGGCTCACGGCTACCGTGAGGCCAGCATCGAGGAGAGCCGCTTTGTGTTCGGGCACAAGCCCGAACAGTCTCTGTACGACGCGGCCAATTACCTCGCCGCTCCCGACCCGCTGTCCTGGCGCCGCGCTCGGCAGGACGGATTCTTCCTCTCGCACCCCTTCCTCGACTCGGAGGTCATCGCCACGATGCGCCGCCTCCCCGCCGGAACCACGTTTCGTCCAGGCCGTCCGAAGGCCGTTCTGCGTGAGGCCATGGCGGATCTGCTCCCGTCCCGGATCTGCAGCCGAGCGGTCAAGATCCCCTTCAACCAGCTCTTCGCCCGCGGCCTGCGGACACACGGCGACGAACTCATCGACCTCTGCCGCTCCGCGAGGCATCCGCTGGTTGCGGAGATGTTCGACGTCGAGACGCTGTGCCGGGCAGTGAGGGAGGCGCAGCTCGGCATAGGGGACTCCTACTCCTGGGACCGTATGAACAGCTCACTCGCCCTCGTGGTGTGGCTGGAGCAATTGGACCAGCGCTCCCGCGCGCACGGTGCGGCCGCGCCGGTCATCGCTGGCTCTT from Streptomyces sannanensis encodes the following:
- a CDS encoding DUF2278 family protein, with the protein product MPVQKYGVLAARAVARRREGATDTPHYQIHLKDDSGTDYRAAVNVKSSSTQAPPDLLFAVVDDFRHPVTELLPQAGSGWHALSSQPGTGALDFIRGNLFDPSSMRILPPDKPGVDNDLADLLDHYVLRAIDEPTTGVFVFGARFGPEPGQPDEVFGFPVGNGVHDVHMNQGSTDKKFRKDNGVWQDGGLLLHLLPENRWVAVFLAFQSQKWHTDDVTGQPIDTAPPRPTDREEPLRIVAALVNPAGPAPEAETVTLLNASAAAIDLSGWHLSDQQKHRLRLPSQPLAAGATLAVTVADGFQLGNHGGAITLLNPSGLKIHGVSYTGRQASAEGRTITF
- a CDS encoding asparagine synthase-related protein, producing MEALRLEWAGGAPKLWAAGAMAQQGLVTTVSSRAGTAVVVGWVGSVKGRVAGARGLLDDFSRPGAAPRLPTGDYAAVLVCRDRILLMRDEHARIPLFFKESGGCVSAVSTSARRLGGAAELERRYFCRYLTGNMAQPHSELTPFVGVHRILGGEVVELSITGQIRGRVLRRACQAHDPPEPAADGPRLSGAAMDLRLALENAVGRRMGRMTACHVSGGTDSTSIALLAARLLAAGQGQPGDLVLLAGRFGGGELAGEQPYLDEAMEEIRRHAPAARPVIVDVDDVADFDDFQHHAGDPDEPHAHAFRAPFWSRLHAAAAELDCDTLMTGCGADPIADANPFHLHRLARTGQLRQMTKQARAWAAGSERGLRDVVCAYVVQPALPLAAERITALVCRRGTVLGGLGNFARPRWLRSGFARAHGYREASIEESRFVFGHKPEQSLYDAANYLAAPDPLSWRRARQDGFFLSHPFLDSEVIATMRRLPAGTTFRPGRPKAVLREAMADLLPSRICSRAVKIPFNQLFARGLRTHGDELIDLCRSARHPLVAEMFDVETLCRAVREAQLGIGDSYSWDRMNSSLALVVWLEQLDQRSRAHGAAAPVIAGS
- a CDS encoding lasso peptide biosynthesis B2 protein; the protein is MAEEADALVAMTRILSPHCRVTRMSSGALIADWRRTRFLGMTTADIQKFADGSSEERAELVTGLIRAGCATARRREHSDIEVGLWLRAVHLLIRTMGFGRVLRLLSLAAPDYARADPPSAEDVARLKRAVQSHSRRSWFVNDDCKAEAVTAFVLLRRRGLKAVLHVGVREHPFALHAWTSSADLCIPDADPRGHAFAPVLSINGGGR